A window of Nicotiana tabacum cultivar K326 chromosome 24, ASM71507v2, whole genome shotgun sequence contains these coding sequences:
- the LOC107759603 gene encoding dnaJ homolog subfamily B member 1-like produces the protein MGLDYYNVLKVSRNASEEDLKRSYKRLAMKWHPDKNSQNKKEAEAKFKQISEAYDVLSDPQKRQIYDVYGDDALKSGQFASASPTSAGSNARGFRFNTRDAEAIFAEFFGGSGSNSGAGVGRKAAPVENKLPCSLEELYKGSRRKMKISRILLDDSGKPTTVEEVLAIHIKPGWKKGTKITFPEKGNYEPGATPGDLIFVIDEKPHAVFKRDGNDLEINQKISLLDALTGKTISLITLDGRELTIPITDIVKPGHEHIIPNEGMPISKERGKKGNLKIKFDIKFPSRLSADQKSDIRRVLCRSAD, from the exons ATGGGACTTGATTACTATAACGTACTAAAAGTATCTCGGAATGCAAGTGAAGAAGATTTAAAGAGATCGTACAAGCGATTAGCTATGAAATGGCATCCAGATAAGAACAGTCAGAACAAAAAAGAAGCAGAAGCAAAATTCAAGCAGATTTCTGAAGCGTATGATGTGCTTAGTGATCCTCAGAAGCGTCAGATCTATGACGTGTACGGTGATGATGCATTGAAATCCGGTCAATTTGCCTCGGCGTCGCCGACTAGTGCTGGTAGTAACGCCAGAGGGTTTAGGTTCAATACGCGTGATGCGGAGGCTATTTTTGCTGAGTTTTTCGGTGGATCGGGTAGTAATTCCGGTGCCGGAGTCGGTCGGAAGGCGGCGCCGGTGGAGAATAAACTGCCGTGTAGCTTGGAGGAGCTTTACAAAGGTTCTAGAAGAAAAATGAAGATCTCACGGATTCTTCTGGATGACTCTGG TAAGCCTACAACTGTTGAAGAGGTCTTAGCGATACACATCAAGCCTGGTTGGAAGAAAGGCACAAAAATCACTTTCCCAGAGAAAGGAAACTATGAGCCTGGAGCTACTCCTGGTGATCTTATTTTTGTGATAGATGAAAAGCCGCATGCTGTCTTCAAGAGGGATGGAAATGATCTGGAGATCAATCAGAAAATTTCTTTACTAGATGCTCTTACTGGGAAAACTATAAGCTTGATCACTTTGGATGGACGGGAACTCACAATACCAATCACAGATATTGTTAAACCAGGACATGAGCATATAATCCCAAATGAAGGAATGCCAATATCAAAGGAACGTGGCAAGAAAGGAAATTTGAAGATCAAGTTTGACATTAAATTCCCATCAAGGCTAAGTGCAGATCAGAAATCTGATATCAGGAGGGTACTGTGCAGGAGCGCTGACTAA